The Osmerus eperlanus chromosome 22, fOsmEpe2.1, whole genome shotgun sequence genome window below encodes:
- the LOC134008822 gene encoding probable ATP-dependent RNA helicase DDX5 gives MPGFSDRDRGSRDRGYGGPPRFGGGGNRGGSSQGKFGNPGERLRKKHWNLDELPKFQKNFYQEHPEVTRRQPQEVELFRRTKEVTVKGRDCPKPIIKFNEAQFPSYVMDVINKLNWSEPTPIQSQGWPLALSGKDMVGIAQTGSGKTLAYLLPAIVHIQHQPFLEHGDGPICLVLAPTRELAQQVQQVAAEYGRASRLKTTCIYGGAPKGPQLRDLERGVEICIATPGRLIDFLEAGKTNLRRCTYLVLDEADRMLDMGFEPQIRKIVDQIRPDRQTLMWSATWPKEVRQLAEDFLKEYVQINVGALQLSANHNILQIVDVCNDMEKEDKLLRLLEEIMSEKENKTIIFVETKRRCDEITRRMRRDGWPAMGIHGDKSQQERDWVLNEFKYGKAPILIATDVASRGLDVEDVKFVINYDYPNSSEDYIHRIGRTARSQKTGTAYTFFTPNNMKQATDLISVLREANQAINPKLLQMADDRGGRGGRGGRGGYKDDRRDRYSGGRRDFGGGYRDSDRGFASGPKSAFGTKTQNGSGYGGNSGSSSSSYGNSYGGNGQASFGVTSQVGAFGGQSFQAPPFAGAQVASQNGMSHAQFPFTAQPPQQTQQPPPPPPMVPYPMPPPFPL, from the exons ATGCCTGGATTTTCTGACAGAGACCGTGGAAGTCGAGACAGAGG gtATGGTGGCCCACCCCGTTTTGGCGGTGGAGGGAATAGAGGCGGATCTTCACAAGGAAAGTTTGGTAACCCTGGTGAAAGGCTTCGCAAAAAACACTGGAACCTTGATGAACTTCCTAAGTTCCAGAAGAACTTCTATCAGGAGCACCCAGAAGTCACCCGCAGACAGCCT CAAGAGGTTGAGCTATTCCGCAGAACCAAAGAAGTCACAGTGAAGGGCAGGGATTGCCCCAAACCCATTATAAAATTCAACGAGGCCCAGTTTCCAA GTTATGTGATGGATGTGATCAACAAGTTAAACTGGTCTGAGCCAACCCCTATTCAGTCCCAGGGGTGGCCTCTGGCGTTGAGTGGCAAAGACATGGTTGGCATTGCTCAGACAGGGTCTGGCAAAACTCTTGCA TACCTGCTGCCTGCAATCGTGCACATCCAACACCAGCCATTCCTGGAGCATGGGGATGGACCTATT TGCCTGGTTTTGGCTCCCACCCGCGAGTTGGCCCAGCAGGTGCAGCAGGTGGCTGCAGAGTACGGCAGGGCGTCTCGCCTCAAGACCACGTGCATCTACGGAGGAGCCCCCAAAGGCCCCCAGCTCAGAGACCTGGAGAGAG GTGTGGAGATCTGCATCGCCACCCCTGGGCGTCTCATCGACTTCCTGGAGGCGGGGAAGACCAACCTGCGCCGCTGCACCTACCTGGTCCTGGACGAGGCCGACCGCATGCTGGACATGGGCTTCGAGCCCCAGATCCGCAAGATCGTGGACCAGATCAGG cccGACAGGCAGACCCTGATGTGGAGCGCCACCTGGCCCAAGGAGGTGCGCCAGCTGGCGGAGGACTTCCTGAAGGAGTACGTGCAGATCAACGTGGGCGCCCTGCAGCTGAGCGCCAACCACAACATCCTGCAGATCGTGGACGTCTGCAACGacatggagaaggaggacaa ACTTCTCCGACTCCTGGAGGAGATCATGAGCGAGAAGGAGAACAAGACCATCATCTTTGTGGAGACCAAGAGGCGTTGTGACGAGATCACCAGAAGGATGAGACGAGACGG gtggccAGCCATGGGCATTCATGGAGACAAGAGCCAACAGGAGAGGGATTGGGTTCTCAATG AGTTCAAGTACGGCAAGGCCCCCATCTTGATTGCGACAGACGTGGCCTCCCGCGGCCTAG ATGTGGAGGATGTGAAATTTGTCATCAATTATGACTACCCTAACTCCTCTGAGGACTATATCCACCGCATTGGACGCACGGCCCGCAGTCAAAAAACGGGCACGGCCTACACCTTCTTCACCCCCAACAACATGAAACAGGCCACCGACCTGATCTCTGTGCTCCGCGAGGCCAACCAGGCCATCAACCCCAAGCTGCTCCAGATGGCGGACGACAGAGGAG GTCGTGGAGGACGGGGGGGAAGAGGTGGCTACAAGGATGACCGGCGGGATAGGTATTCCGGGGGAAGGAGGGATTTCGGTGGTGGTTACAGGGACAGCGATAGGGGGTTCGCTAGTGGACCAAAAAGTGCGTTCGGCACCAAAACCCAAAATGGCAGCGGCTATGGGGGTAACAGCGGTAGCTCTAGCAGTAGCTACGGCAACAGCTACGGCGGCAACGGACAGGCTAGCTTTGGCGTCACCAGTCAGGTGGGTGCTTTTGGCGGGCAGAGCTTCCAGGCTCCGCCCTTTGCTGGCGCTCAGGTGGCCTCCCAGAACGGAATGAGCCACGCCCAGTTCCCCTTCACAGCTCAGCCGCCGCAACAGACCCAacaaccaccacccccaccacccatgGTACCTTACCCCATGCCACCCCCCTTCCCACTGTAG
- the polg2 gene encoding DNA polymerase subunit gamma-2, mitochondrial isoform X1, translating into MFTYCVRRHILNIENIPKTSLDRIALALQRGRDHGSAAGSHAEDSDRIETLLKLCTARFYIASGQAHKYSFQRGAACVYGPLGMELRKNILEQWWNSVVRSRAQVFGISTLHTSKEGPFKVVDSQAIQEVLNQRELSKDQLVQQLNIVFQSRYSARTSLLQGALEQYVSSLELVNRRLPFGLAEAGLCLQPSDAPGCPAEVTQSSLAWFCSPRTSSQWLDYWARQRLQWWRKFALGPSDFSSGDVTEEELGGRASRGVKIVYGFPWGPQPLETLLSLGDTELLQTHSGSRTKLHCRDGRKSVVPHVLSVTGHMDRGLLAYMYNSLQQVDKVDSKQKLLQRKVLKLHPVLAPVKVALDMGRGATVERRQVCEGLLQEFLEDGISAWPGYLESMPSSLEQLNTKYDEMGVLFSVVIGENTLESGLVQVRSRDTTVKETMHISEVKNFVSRYISAADNI; encoded by the exons ATGTTCACTTACTGTGTAAGAAGACATATCTTAAACATTGAGAATATACCTAAAACGTCACTGGACAGGATAGCCCTCGCTCTGCAGCGAGGCAGGGACCACGGTTCTGCTGCAGGGTCTCACGCTGAAGATTCAGACCGCATTGAAACATTGTTGAAACTATGTACGGCGAGGTTCTACATCGCGTCTGGTCAGGCTCACAAATATTCCTTTCAGCGTGGCGCAGCCTGCGTTTACGGACCTCTGGGAATGGAACTGAGGAAGAACATACTGGAGCAATGGTGGAACTCGGTGGTGAGGTCCAGGGCACAAGTGTTCGGCATAAGCACTCTACACACCAGCAAGGAAGGACCGTTTAAAGTTGTTGACAGTCAAGCCATACAAGAAGTGCTGAACCAGAGAGAACTGAGCAAGGACCAACTTGTTCAGCAGCTAAATATAGTATTTCAGAGCCGTTACTCTGCCCGAACAAGTCTTCTCCAAG GCGCCTTGGAACAGTATGTGTCGTCATTGGAGCTGGTAAACAGAAGGCTTCCTTTTGGCCTAGCAGAGGCGGGACTGTGCCTGCAGCCCTCAGATGCACCTGGTTG CCCGGCTGAGGTCACCCAGTCCTCGCTGGCTTGGTTCTGCAGTCCCCGCACCTCCTCCCAGTGGCTGGACTACTGGGCACGTCAGAGACTGCAGTGGTGGAGGAAG TTTGCCCTCGGCCCGTCAGACTTCAGCAGCGGTGACGTAACCGAGGAAGAGCTGGGCGGAAGGGCGTCTCGTGGCGTCAAGATCGTGTACGGTTTTCCGTGGGGCCCTCAGCCCCTGGAGACGCTGCTGAGCCTGGGAGACACAGagctgctgcagacacacagtggCTCTCGCACGAAACTCCAC tgtcGTGATGGAAGGAAGTCCGTGGTGCCTCATGTCCTCTCTGTGACTGGCCACATGGACCGGGGACTGCTGGCATACATGTACAACTCACTACAGCAGGTTGATAAAGTTGACAGCAAGCAGAAACTACTGCAGAGAAAG GTTTTGAAGCTGCATCCGGTGTTGGCTCCAGTGAAAGTGGCCTTAGACATGGGAAGGGGAGCCACAGTGGAACGAAGACAG GTGTGTGAAGGCTTGCTACAAGAGTTTCTGGAAGATGGAATCTCGGCATGGCCTGGGTACCTGGAGTCTATGCCAAGCTCCTTGGAGCAGCTGAACACCAA GTACGATGAGATGGGGGTGCTCTTCAGCGTGGTGATCGGTGAGAACACTCTGGAGAGCGGCCTTGTGCAGGTACGCAGCCGGGACACCACCGTCAAGGAGACCATGCACATCTCAGAGGTCAAGAACTTTGTGTCTAGATACATATCTGCAGCGGATAACATCTGA
- the polg2 gene encoding DNA polymerase subunit gamma-2, mitochondrial isoform X2 — MFTYCVRRHILNIENIPKTSLDRIALALQRGRDHGSAAGSHAEDSDRIETLLKLCTARFYIASGQAHKYSFQRGAACVYGPLGMELRKNILEQWWNSVVRSRAQVFGISTLHTSKEGPFKVVDSQAIQEVLNQRELSKDQLVQQLNIVFQSRYSARTSLLQGALEQYVSSLELVNRRLPFGLAEAGLCLQPSDAPGCPAEVTQSSLAWFCSPRTSSQWLDYWARQRLQWWRKFALGPSDFSSGDVTEEELGGRASRGVKIVYGFPWGPQPLETLLSLGDTELLQTHSGSRTKLHCRDGRKSVVPHVLSVTGHMDRGLLAYMYNSLQQVDKVDSKQKLLQRKVSFIGFEAASGVGSSESGLRHGKGSHSGTKTGV, encoded by the exons ATGTTCACTTACTGTGTAAGAAGACATATCTTAAACATTGAGAATATACCTAAAACGTCACTGGACAGGATAGCCCTCGCTCTGCAGCGAGGCAGGGACCACGGTTCTGCTGCAGGGTCTCACGCTGAAGATTCAGACCGCATTGAAACATTGTTGAAACTATGTACGGCGAGGTTCTACATCGCGTCTGGTCAGGCTCACAAATATTCCTTTCAGCGTGGCGCAGCCTGCGTTTACGGACCTCTGGGAATGGAACTGAGGAAGAACATACTGGAGCAATGGTGGAACTCGGTGGTGAGGTCCAGGGCACAAGTGTTCGGCATAAGCACTCTACACACCAGCAAGGAAGGACCGTTTAAAGTTGTTGACAGTCAAGCCATACAAGAAGTGCTGAACCAGAGAGAACTGAGCAAGGACCAACTTGTTCAGCAGCTAAATATAGTATTTCAGAGCCGTTACTCTGCCCGAACAAGTCTTCTCCAAG GCGCCTTGGAACAGTATGTGTCGTCATTGGAGCTGGTAAACAGAAGGCTTCCTTTTGGCCTAGCAGAGGCGGGACTGTGCCTGCAGCCCTCAGATGCACCTGGTTG CCCGGCTGAGGTCACCCAGTCCTCGCTGGCTTGGTTCTGCAGTCCCCGCACCTCCTCCCAGTGGCTGGACTACTGGGCACGTCAGAGACTGCAGTGGTGGAGGAAG TTTGCCCTCGGCCCGTCAGACTTCAGCAGCGGTGACGTAACCGAGGAAGAGCTGGGCGGAAGGGCGTCTCGTGGCGTCAAGATCGTGTACGGTTTTCCGTGGGGCCCTCAGCCCCTGGAGACGCTGCTGAGCCTGGGAGACACAGagctgctgcagacacacagtggCTCTCGCACGAAACTCCAC tgtcGTGATGGAAGGAAGTCCGTGGTGCCTCATGTCCTCTCTGTGACTGGCCACATGGACCGGGGACTGCTGGCATACATGTACAACTCACTACAGCAGGTTGATAAAGTTGACAGCAAGCAGAAACTACTGCAGAGAAA GGTATCCTTTATAGGTTTTGAAGCTGCATCCGGTGTTGGCTCCAGTGAAAGTGGCCTTAGACATGGGAAGGGGAGCCACAGTGGAACGAAGACAG GTGTGTGA